The genomic window GATCAAGAAGGCCAGCTCCCCCTCGACCCTGGGTTGCAGGAAGAGGTCAAAGGGCACCTCCGTTCTTCCCCCGACTCCCAGGAAGCGGCTGGCCCACAGGTTGCCAAAGTCCGGCTGGTCCACCCCTAACTGGGCCTGCACCGCTTTGGAGGTAAGTCCAATCTTTCGCCCCACCACCCTATCCCCTTTGGCTAGGCGAATGGAGTTCCAGGCCTCCTGCACCCGGTAGGCCGCCTCGAGGCCACGCAAACCCCGTTCCGAAAGGGGAGGTACCGGCCTCCTATTCTCCCAAGCCTCTTCCAACTCCCTGGCGAAAGCCTGCGCATCCATGGCTTCACCGATTAGCTATGCACACGTTTTTGGTTTCGTAGTAGAACTCGTAACCGTAATGCCCTCCCTCACGGCCGATGCCCGATTGTTTGGCCCCACCGAAGGGCACCCTAAGGTCCCGCACGAACCAATCGTTGATCCAAACCGTCCCCACCTCGAGGGCCTCCGCCACCCGAACCGCTTGCCCAACGTCCTGGGTTTGCACGATGGCGTTAAGGCCATAAGGCGTGTTATTAGCCAGTTCTATGGCCTCTTCCTCCGTTTCAAAGGGCATCACCACCACCATGGGGCCAAAAATCTCCTCTTGGCACACCTGGTCCGAGGGCTTTACATTCACCACCACCGTGGGCTCCAGGAAGAATCCCTTGTCGAAGGGATGCGGAAGATCCGGTCGCTTGCCTCCGGTCAGAATGGTGGCGGTTTCCCGGGCGATTTCCACGTAAGACATTACTTTTTGCAAGTGTTCCTCGGCGATCAGAGCTCCCATGCGGGTTTCCGGATCCAGGGGATCCCCCACCTTCAGGGCCCTGACCGCTCGAACCAACTTCTCCAGGAAGGCATCGTAGATGGAACGCTGCACAAGCACACGGGAACCCGCCAGGCAAACCTCTCCTTGATTAAAGAAGCTGGCCCTTAGGGTTACCTCAACTGCCCGGTCCAGATGGGCACTCTCAAAGACAATGTTGGGTGCCTTCCCCCCCAGCTCCATGGACAAGCGCTTCAAGGTATCCGAGGCATTTTTCATGATCACTTTACCCGTGGTGGTTTCCCCCGTAAAGGAGATGAGGCGGACCTGCGGGTGCCGGGTGAGAAGCTCTCCAGCAGAGTTGGGACCGAAACCGTGCACTACGTTGAACACCCCTGGGGGAAGCCCTGCCTCGTGGGCACAGCGGGCCAAAAGCCAGGCTCCGAGCGGGGTAAACTCCGCCGGCTTTAGGACAGCGGTATTACCAAAAGCCAGGGTGGGCCCAATCTTCCAAGTGGCCAACATGCTGGGCATGTTCCAAGGAGTGATCAGGGCTGCCACACCCACGGGAAAGCGCAACACGTAGTTGATATAGCCATTTTCCATGGGATAGGCTTCAGACCCATGGGTGACCGCAAAGTCCGCAAAAAACTCTATGTTATTGGCCATTCTATCCACATAACCCAAGCGGTTTTCGTGGATGGGCCGGCCCACATCCAGACTTTCGATAACCTCAAAGACCGGTTTGTACTCGCGGATTTTCTCCGCAAACCGGCGAAGGTAAGGGCGCCTTTGGCTGGGGGGCATCTTACCCCAGGTACGGAAGGCCTCCATAGCTGCCGCCACGGCCATTTCCACCTCCTTCCCCCGCCCTTCTGGGGCAGTGCCAATTACTTCCCCAGTGGCCGGATAGATTACGGGAAACCGGTTGTCGCCGCGCACAAACTCCCCGCCGATGTAGTGGGTCACCTCCAGGGGCAGAAAGAGGGGAAAACCTAAAGCCGCGAGCCGGTCCTGCGTTTCCTTGTACAGCTTGGGTTCCACCATTGTCCGCCTCCTACCCTATCCACGCCAGAACAATACTTCCTTCCCCGAAAAGCTCTAGGACCCCTTTGTGCAGAGGTACCGCCGGCGCCGGGGAGCCGAGAAAGATCACCTGGCCCGCCTTTAGCCCTCCCACCCGTCCAGCCAACCAGGAAAGCCTCTCCCCCGGATCCCCCAGGGCCTCCACCGGGCCTTCCGTAACCTTCTCCCCGTTAAGGTAAAGGCGTAAGTCCCCCCGGGGAAGCCGGCCATAGGCCCTGAGGCCCACGATAAATCCACCTCCGGAGGCATTGTCCGCCACCACTTCGGGCAGGGTAAAGCGGTAGCCCTCCCAAACCGAGTCCAACACATCCACCGCAAGGAAAAACCGCCCAATGGCCCGATAGGCCTTCCCCGGGGAACTCCCAGGAGGAAGGTCTTCCTTAAGCACCAAAGCCACTTCCGGCTCCACGCGAGGTTGAAGGAAGTGCGACAGGACCACCTCCTCCAGGAGCATGCCCGGATGGACCCTACCAAAGATGGGCTCGGAGGCTTTCATTTGCCGCTGTTTGGCCTCAGAAACCAGGCCCAGCTTGAACCCTTTCAGAGGACCCGGGAATAGGGCCTCTTGGATCCGGTAGGCCTCCTCAAGACTCACGCCCCAATCCTGCCCGCCCTGCAGAGGCCTGGACTCGCGCCGTGCCTGACGGATGGCATCCAAAAGGGTCACGCCCCCTCCTTATCGGACAAGAGGACTCCTCCTGCAGCCCACTGATCCTTACAGACCTCGTACAGGATCACCCGTACCTCCTCATGGGGCTCATATAAAATGCGGGAGGCCACCTCCGTAAGCCGTTTAACCAGCTCCCGCTTCTTTTCCAGGGAGCGACCTTCCAGAAGGGTCACCTTGAGCACCACCATGTCTCAATCCGCGACGACTTCCACTTCCTTTTCCTTAAGCTCCAGGGCCACACGCAAGATCCAGTCCTCTTGTCCAGCCACCGCTTGCCTGCGGCCCAGTTCCAGGAGAATCGCCATGGGATCCACGCCCAACTCCCTACCAATCCTCTTGGCGTGGAGGAGAAAGGTGGAGTAAACCCCAGCGTAGCCAATAGCAATGGAGTCCCGGTCGGGATAAGGTTGGAAGTGGAGGATGGGCCCCATCACGTACTCTGCCCCGTCCAGCAGCTTGAACACGTCCAGACCCGGGTTTAGGCCTGCCTTGTCCAGGACGGCTGCCAACACCTCGGTGGCGGCATTGCCCGCCCCAGCCCCATAACCCCTCAGGGTACCATCCACCCAATCGGCTCCTGCCGCCAAGGCCGCCAGGGTGTTGCCGATGGCCAGACCCAGGTTATTGTGCGCATGGAAACCCACCCTAGCCCGAGTAAGCGCCGACTTAAGGGCCTTCACCCGTTGGTAGGCATCTTGGGGCAACATGGCCCCGGCGGAATCCACGATGTAGACCACGTCGGCCCCGTATTCCTCCATGAGTTGGGCCTGCTCCGCAAGAAACTCTGGGGAGCGCATGTGGCTCATCATGAGGAAACCCACCGCCTCGAGGCCCAACTCCTTAGCCATGCCGAAGTGCTGTTGGGAAATGTCCGCCTCGGTGCACTGGGTGGCGATGCGCACGATTTGAATGCCCGCTTCAACGGCTTCCTTGAGTTCTTTCCGGGTGCCGATCCCCGGTAGGAGGAGAGCCGCCACCTTAGCCCTTTTCACTGTTTCCCGCACCGTGCGGATCAGCTCCATTTCGCTGACCCGAGAGAAACCGTACTGAATTGAGCTCCCCCCAAGACCATCCCCGTGGGACACCTCTAGGGCATGGACCCCTGCCTCATCCAGGAGCTGGGCGATGGCCCGGACCTCTTCCTGGGTGTACTGGTGCCGGTGGGCATGGGAACCATCCCGCAGGGTGGTGTCCACCACCACCGGAGGTCTGGCCTGGGAAAGATCAAAGATCATGCCACCACCTCCTCCACCCGCGTCCCCAGGAGGTACTGGGCAAAAACCTCGCCTACCCTCCGAGCCGAGGCAGTCATGATATCCAAATTTCCTGCATATTTGGGCAGAAAGTCCCCTGCCCCTTCCACCTCTAAAAGCACGGAGATTACGGTCCTCTCCCCCCAGGGCGTGGGGAGGCGCTCAAAAACAGGGTCCGCCTTCAGGCGGTAACCCGGCACGTAAGTCTGCACCTCGGCCTCCATGGCTCGCACGCTGGCCACCAGCGTATCCCGGTCAAAATCCTCATCTTGGGGAATAGTCCGAACGGTGTTGGTCATGATGATGGGAGGATCCGCCGGGTTAAGGATGATGATGGCCTTCCCCATCTGGGCACCTCCTATCGCCTCTAGGCCCTTTGCCGTGGTAAAGGTGAACTCGTCTATATTCTGCCGCGTTCCTGGGCCTGCGGAAGGCGAGGCCACGGTGGACACCATCTCCGCATAGAGCACCGGAGCCACCCGATGGATCGCATAAACCAGGGGAATCGTGGCCTGCCCACCGCAGGTAATAAGGTTGACATTATCCTCGCCCAAGTGCTCCTTTAGGTTCACGGGCGGTACCACATAAGGACCCCTGGCTGCAGGGGTAAGGTCGATGGCGATTTTCCCGAATTCCCTTAGGAGCTTGGCGTGGCGCACGTGGGCTTTGGCGCTGGTGGCATCAAAAACGATGCGAATTTCAGGCCTCCCCAGAATGTATTCGATTCCCTCGTGGCTGGCCTCGAGGCCCAGGGCCTTCGCCCGGGCCAGGCCCTCGGATTTGGGGTCGATTCCCACCAGGGCCACCAGTTCCATGTGCCCTGGGTTTTTGAGAAGCTTATACATCAGGTCCGTACCGATGTTTCCGGAACCTAGGATCGCCACCTTGACCTTGCCCATACCCCGTCCTCCATGTAACCCAAGCGCTCGGACACCGTGCGGGTGGCCTCGAGAATAGCCTTGCGGTACTCGTCCTTCATCTGTTGAAAGCGGTAAAAGGGTACCGAAAGGCTCATGGCTGCGATGACTTCCCCGGTATGGTCGCGGATGGGTGCGGCTACGCAGCAGAGCTCTGGGATGACCTCCTCGATGTCATAGGCATATCCCCGCTCCCTCACCGCCTCGAGCTCCGTAAAAAGCTCATCCAAGGTGGTGATGGTGTTCGGGGTGAAGGCCGGCATACCCTGCGTGGCCATGATCCTCTCCACCTCCTCCCAGGGTCGCGAGGCCAAGAGCACCTTACCAACCGCACTACAGTGGGCAGGAAGTTCCATCCCAATCCCTGTATTGACCACCCGAACCGCCCGGGTACCCTCTAGCTTTTCCACATAGACCACGCGCCCGCATTCTAGAACCGCCAAATGCGTGGTCTCGCCAAAGCGGGCTACCAGTTCCTCCATGGCCCTCCGGGCTTCCTGCCGCCAGGAACTGGTGGAGAGAAGAACCTGGGAAAGGGTAAGGATGCGCCAGCCCAGACGATACCGCCCGTCCCGGCCCCGCTTGAGAAGGCCGATCTGCGCCAAGGTGGAAAGCAGGGCGTGGGCACTGGACTTAGGGATGCCCAACGCCTTCGCCGCCTCACTCACCCCCCACTCCGGGTTCTCCCGGGTGAAAAGCTCCAAAACCTCGCCCACCTTTTGCACCGTTCCGAGCATGGGCCTCACCTCCGAGAGTAACGGGCAACTCCCCACGGGACGATAGGCTTATTCAGCATAGCCGAACGTCTTGTTCGCTATATCCGAACGATTGGCTTGTGCGGGTTTAAGCTTCCATTTATGTTAGGGGCAAACGCCACACACCGCCCA from Thermus caldifontis includes these protein-coding regions:
- a CDS encoding aldehyde dehydrogenase gives rise to the protein MVEPKLYKETQDRLAALGFPLFLPLEVTHYIGGEFVRGDNRFPVIYPATGEVIGTAPEGRGKEVEMAVAAAMEAFRTWGKMPPSQRRPYLRRFAEKIREYKPVFEVIESLDVGRPIHENRLGYVDRMANNIEFFADFAVTHGSEAYPMENGYINYVLRFPVGVAALITPWNMPSMLATWKIGPTLAFGNTAVLKPAEFTPLGAWLLARCAHEAGLPPGVFNVVHGFGPNSAGELLTRHPQVRLISFTGETTTGKVIMKNASDTLKRLSMELGGKAPNIVFESAHLDRAVEVTLRASFFNQGEVCLAGSRVLVQRSIYDAFLEKLVRAVRALKVGDPLDPETRMGALIAEEHLQKVMSYVEIARETATILTGGKRPDLPHPFDKGFFLEPTVVVNVKPSDQVCQEEIFGPMVVVMPFETEEEAIELANNTPYGLNAIVQTQDVGQAVRVAEALEVGTVWINDWFVRDLRVPFGGAKQSGIGREGGHYGYEFYYETKNVCIANR
- a CDS encoding 2-keto-4-pentenoate hydratase, which codes for MTLLDAIRQARRESRPLQGGQDWGVSLEEAYRIQEALFPGPLKGFKLGLVSEAKQRQMKASEPIFGRVHPGMLLEEVVLSHFLQPRVEPEVALVLKEDLPPGSSPGKAYRAIGRFFLAVDVLDSVWEGYRFTLPEVVADNASGGGFIVGLRAYGRLPRGDLRLYLNGEKVTEGPVEALGDPGERLSWLAGRVGGLKAGQVIFLGSPAPAVPLHKGVLELFGEGSIVLAWIG
- a CDS encoding tautomerase family protein gives rise to the protein MVVLKVTLLEGRSLEKKRELVKRLTEVASRILYEPHEEVRVILYEVCKDQWAAGGVLLSDKEGA
- the dmpG gene encoding 4-hydroxy-2-oxovalerate aldolase — protein: MIFDLSQARPPVVVDTTLRDGSHAHRHQYTQEEVRAIAQLLDEAGVHALEVSHGDGLGGSSIQYGFSRVSEMELIRTVRETVKRAKVAALLLPGIGTRKELKEAVEAGIQIVRIATQCTEADISQQHFGMAKELGLEAVGFLMMSHMRSPEFLAEQAQLMEEYGADVVYIVDSAGAMLPQDAYQRVKALKSALTRARVGFHAHNNLGLAIGNTLAALAAGADWVDGTLRGYGAGAGNAATEVLAAVLDKAGLNPGLDVFKLLDGAEYVMGPILHFQPYPDRDSIAIGYAGVYSTFLLHAKRIGRELGVDPMAILLELGRRQAVAGQEDWILRVALELKEKEVEVVAD
- a CDS encoding acetaldehyde dehydrogenase (acetylating) — translated: MGKVKVAILGSGNIGTDLMYKLLKNPGHMELVALVGIDPKSEGLARAKALGLEASHEGIEYILGRPEIRIVFDATSAKAHVRHAKLLREFGKIAIDLTPAARGPYVVPPVNLKEHLGEDNVNLITCGGQATIPLVYAIHRVAPVLYAEMVSTVASPSAGPGTRQNIDEFTFTTAKGLEAIGGAQMGKAIIILNPADPPIIMTNTVRTIPQDEDFDRDTLVASVRAMEAEVQTYVPGYRLKADPVFERLPTPWGERTVISVLLEVEGAGDFLPKYAGNLDIMTASARRVGEVFAQYLLGTRVEEVVA
- a CDS encoding IclR family transcriptional regulator, giving the protein MLGTVQKVGEVLELFTRENPEWGVSEAAKALGIPKSSAHALLSTLAQIGLLKRGRDGRYRLGWRILTLSQVLLSTSSWRQEARRAMEELVARFGETTHLAVLECGRVVYVEKLEGTRAVRVVNTGIGMELPAHCSAVGKVLLASRPWEEVERIMATQGMPAFTPNTITTLDELFTELEAVRERGYAYDIEEVIPELCCVAAPIRDHTGEVIAAMSLSVPFYRFQQMKDEYRKAILEATRTVSERLGYMEDGVWARSRWRS